The genomic segment GCTGTATGCATATAGTGCGAAAATCTGTTCAGCAGGGTGGCTATATTTTAGTTGTTGAGGGGAGCATTCCGGCAGGAATGCCCGAGGCCTGCATGATGGGGGGCATCCCCGTTGGGGAATTGATAAAACAAGCTGCCGAGAGGGCTGATTACGTAATTGCCCTTGGCACCTGCGCTGCCTTTGGCGGAATTCCAGCAGCCGAGGGCAATCCGACGGGAGCTGTCCCCCTTGGCCCATTTCTCCAGGCCAATAAGATCAAAACCCCAATCATCAATATTCCCGGTTGTCCCTCCCATCCCGACTGGTTGGTGGGCACCTTGGTCCATCTCTGTAAATTCGGTCTACCACCATGCGATGAGCAGAGGCGACCCAAGATGTTCTTTGCCAGTAAAAATCATGATAAGTGTCCAAGGTTTAGCGACTATGAACAGGAAAATTTTGCCCGTAAATTTTCTGATCCCGGCTGCCTTTTCAAACTCGGCTGCCTCGGAGTCAGTACCTATGCAGACTGCACGATACGAGATCGCAACGGCGGCACCAATGCCTGCATAAAAGCCGGTGCTCCCTGCATAGGCTGCTCATCACCCCAATTTGCTCAAAAAAAATCACTCCCCTTCTATCGCAAGAGCGAGTAACAATATGAAACTACATACTAAGTTAATTCTAGCCCTTCTCAGCTGTCTTACTCTAGTTGTTGTAGTAGCACAGCTCATCCAGTATTCACAACTGGAAAAACAAATTAACAACCTTGCTCAAGCAAACATAGAACTCCTGAGCAACCGAGAACAGGCCTTTGCCGCTAACCTCTATCACTCGGTGGCTAAATCCGTAGAGGGTTCACTTAATCGAGGTGAGATGGAAAAATTTTCTGCCCTGTTAAAGCAGACCAGAAAAATCGACGGTCTCCTGGAATTCTCTCTCTTTGACACCAATAACAGGGTCAACTACTCCTCAAAAAGCGAATTTCTGGGCCAGAAGCTGCCCAGAGAGATCCAGAAGCAGATAAGCGGAGGAGAAATATCCATCTCCACCGACGAGAAGAGCATAAACATCTATCAGCCACAGAAGATCACAGGAGACTGCCTACGCTGCCACACAGGCTGGAACAAACAAATGGACCACGGCGGCGTCATGTTTTTTCGTTTTTCCACCAAGGCCCTGCAACAGGCAAAAAGAGAGACCGATGAGGGCATAGCAACCATAGCAGATAACTACCTGATTGCCGCAGCCATTTCTGTCCTTACCATGCTAACCGTGATAGGCATTGCCATATTTTTTCTCCTCCGCCATATGGTAAAAATACCTCTTGAGCAGATCGGCTCAAACTTTAATCAGGCGGCAGATGGTAATCTCACCGTACAGGCAAATATTGCGTCAAAGGATGAGATAGGCATCCTTGGACATAATTTCAACCACTTTCTCAGCCAACTCCACGACATAATGCAAAACATTGCCCGACAGATAGAAACCCTCAAAGGTGCATCGGGTTCACTGGAAAATGTCGCGGCAGAGATGTCGAAAGGGGCCGAAGAGATGACCCATAGATCTCATAGTGTGGCCTCGGCAAGCGTGGAGATGAGTTCAAACATGACCCTTGTCTCGGAGGCTATGACAGAGGCTAACAGCAATATCAATATAATGGCGGCATCCACTGAAGAGATGACTGCAACCATCAATGAAATTGCCAAAAATGCGGCGAATGCAAAAAGCATATCCGAAACAGCGGTGACAGAGGCAAGCCATGCCACCCAAAAAATGAAACATCTAGGGAACTCTGCTCAGAATATTGGCAAGATCACAGGGACAATCACAGAAATATCGGCACAGACAAATCTCCTTGCCCTCAACGCTACCATTGAAGCGGCCAGAGCAGGTGAGGCTGGCAAGGGTTTTGCCGTTGTTGCAGCTGAGATCAAACAGCTTGCCAATCAGACCTCTGCTGCAACCATAGAGATTACCAGCAGCATCTCTGAAATACAAACTGATACAGCTGGGGCCATTGAGGAAACCGAGCATATCGGTCAGGTAATCAGTCGTATCGATGATATTATCTCGACAATAGCCTCGGCGGTAGAGCAACAATCTGCAAGCACACGAGAGATTGCCACCAGCATAAATCAGGCATCCAGCGGTCTTAAGGAAATTAGCTGCAATATCCAATCCAGCTCTGCGGTAGCGGAAGAGATCAGCAAAGACATCAACAGCGTTGACAGCACTGCCAGCCATATTGCCAGCAACAGTAGCAGTGTTGAAAAAAATGCCAAGGATCTGGCCGGACTTGCAGAACAACTCAAGGATCATGTTGAGAGGTTCCAAATATAGTCCTCTTCTCTTGGACGGACAGACCTACCCGAGAGAAAGAGCGAGGGGGCGTTGACCGACCAGACTAACCCACCTTCGTTACAAGCGAAAGATGGTGCATACGTATTTACGCCAAGATAGATAACGGCCCAATGGGGTTTGGTAAAGAGGGCAAAAATCCCCTTGCTACAAGGGGTTTTTTGCTATATATACAGATTATATTTTACTGGAAAACTGAAAAGAAAGCAGTTCTCCTTAACATCTGCGGTACTCAAATCATCAGTATAAATGATGATTTAGCAACACAGTTTCATTGAATTATTTAACGCATTAAATGATGGGCAATATTTGGGCAAATACTTCTTAAGCTATACCTAGCACAAGAAGACATCACTCTGGCAGGTACAGAGTACTTGCCCTACTATATCCTCAATGCGATGGTCCGTCTTCCTGAGACAGGTATCATTTAGGTAATGAATATTTCATGAAAAACAACTTCTCTCCAAAGCTCTTTTCCATATTAAAATTAGGCTACTCAAAAGAGCAATTTATAAACGATCTATTCTCAGGTTTAGTCGTGGCTGTTGTTGCCCTGCCGCTGGCAATCGCCTTTGCCGTTGCCTCGGGAGTCTCTCCAGAAAAGGGCTTGGTTACTGCCGTTGTCGCAGGATTAATTATTGCTATCCTGGGTGGTAGTCGCGTCCAGATAGGCGGCCCGACCGGGGCCTTTATTGTCATTGTCTTTGGCATACTGCAACAGTATGGAATGGACGGACTGATAATTTCAACAATAATGGCAGGATGTTTTCTGGTCCTCTTTGGAGTATTTGGTCTTGGTTCTCTCCTCAGCTATTTCCCCTATCCACTGATCGTCGGCTTTACCAGCGGCATTGCCATTGTTATATTTACCACTCAAGTAAAAGATGCTCTGGGGCTCACCATCTTCGCCATGCCCGGTGATATGGTTGGCAAGTGGCATACCTATTTTGCCAACATCTCCTCGACAAATATCTCTGCTGTAAGTATCTGCATAATCACCATACTCATTGCCACCTGTTCTGGCCGATTTATAAAAAAAATACCGGGATCATTTCTGGCAATCATTTTCATAACCGTAGCAGTTCAGGTATTTAAGCTACCGGTAACAACCATTGAAACCTTTTACGGTGAAATCCCCTCTTCAATTAGTTTTTGCCTGCCGCATGTCAATCTGGCCGACCTGCCCCACTACCTGCGACCGGCCATCACCATTGCCCTCTTGGGAGCCATAGAATCCCTACTCTCAGCAGTTGTGGCAGACGGCATGATCAGCGGCAACCACAGATCAAATACAGAGCTGATCGCCCAGGGTATCGCTAATATTGTCACCCCGTTTTTTGGTGGTATTCCTGCAACAGGCGCCATTGCCCGAACAGCAACCAATGTGAAGAATGGTGGCCGCACCCCCGTAGCCGGCGTTATCCACGCAATAGGCCTCTTCCTTATTATGATCTTCTTCGGCCAATATGCAAAACTCATCCCCATGAGTTGCCTGGCCGGTATTCTTATCGTTGTCTCCTACAATATGAGTGAATGGCGTACATTTCTTTCCATACTAAAGATGGGTACATTTGACCGTTTCATCCTCCTCACCACCTTCCTCCTCACCGTTTTTGTCGATCTAACCGTAGCAATCGAGGTCGGTATTGTTCTGGCAGCCCTGATATTTATGAAGCGAATGGCCGATGCCGGCAATAGCTCCCTTGAAACATTTGACAAAGATATCATTGACGATTACTCAAGCCTTCCTCAAGGAGTCTCTATCTATGAGATATCGGGACCGTTCTTTTTTGCCTCAGCAAAAAAATATGCCAGCCTTATCACAACAACGGGCATGGATTCAGATGTGCTTATCATTAGAATGCGTCATGTACCGTTCATTGACTCCACCGGGCTGAAAAACCTACGCGCTGCTCTGCAAACATTAAATCGTCTGGAGATTAAGGTCATTATCAGCGGCCCCAGAGATGCACTGGTCAAAGTGATCAAAAGCAATATCCCAGCCACCCCCCAACTGCAGTATAGCCTGGCCACAAACTTTAATGAGGCCATGAAAAAAGCAACCCTCCTCCTCAATGTAAATAGCTAAAAAAAAGAGCCGTAGATCAAATTGATCTACGGCTCTTCCAAAAAACGCAAAAAACATACTCACAAATAACTAGGCTCTGACATCTTCACAGTCAAGCGTTGCCATCAACTCACCCTGAAAATCTCCATCGGTCATCAATTTCTGGGCAATTGCACTACAGATAGATGCCGTTACGCCCTGATGATCTCCCGAAGCTACATGAACTTCCACCTCACCATTATCATCAATTTCTAAAACGAGTGCTGATTGATTCTCTTTAAGTTTCATAGCAGATGTCCTTTTGATGTTTAATAAAAAAATCCATATATGCATGTAGATTACTCTTATAATACCTCACAAACAAGCAGAGATTTACCCCTGGCTACCACCTAAAAATATTGAACAGATTGCCCCCTTGACCTATTAATAATACATCTATATTAAAATAAATAAACAGGAAGAGAGAGGTACCCCATGAAGCAACCGAACAACAAAGAGATAAGCAGATGCGCCTGGTGCCAGGGCAATGAGCTTTACCAAGAGTACCATGACAGAGAGTGGGGAGTACCCTGCACAGATGATAAAAAACTTTTTGAATTTATTATTCTGGAATCAGCTCAAGCGGGACTCAACTGGCTCACCATCCTCAAACGCAGAGAGGCCTACAGACAGGCCTTCGCCGATTTTAAGCCAGAGATGGTCGCCAGATTTACTGAAGAAAGAGTGGATGAAATCATCCTGGCAGGCAAGGTTGTTCGGCACCGAGGCAAGATCAACAGTGCCATAAATAACGCTCAGGTATTTCTTAAAATTCAGGAGCGGGAAGGTTCCTTTGCCAACTACCTGTGGCGCTTGGTAGATTACCAACCCAGCCCCAACTCGTACCGGGACCCCGGTAAAATACCCACCACCACAGAAACATCAATAAAGCTGAGTCGTAGCCTCAAGGCAGAGGGAATGACATTTTTCGGTCCGACCATAGCCTACGCTTACATGCAAGCCATGGGGTTGGTAAATGACCATCTTATCTCTTGCTTTCGTCACCAACAGTGCGCAGAATATGGTCACAAAAGCTTACGCAGACAATAAGTATATTTAATACCCCGGATTACCGGGTTAAGCAGATATACACCTTCAACTCTTACCCTGTTCAGGTTAGAGTTGCTTCCATTTGAAAAAAGTGTATATTCGTTTCTGTTTTTTTGGCGGACGAGTGGAATCCCGCCTCTATAAATTCTCCCTCACTCTAAATCAATAAAGGCGTATTGGATATTAATCACAATATGCAGAGGTGGCTATGCTTACTATAACCAAAGAGTTCAGATTTGATGCAGCCCACAAGCTGTTTCTAAAAGACCTGACAGATCAAGAAAACCGTGAAGCCTTCGGTAAATGCAGCCAACTTCACGGCCACACCTACTGTCTCAGAATCACCATCACCGGCAAGGTGCAACCAAACGGAATGGTTCTTAACTTCACCGATCTTAAGCAGATTGTTGAAGAGAAAATCATTGCAAGATATGACCACTCCCATCTCAACGAGCTTGAGGAATACCGGGACCTGCCCACCACCGCAGAAAATATGTCCCTCTATATTTTTAAGGTTCTTGCCGCCTGCCTGAAAAAGCAGAAGGTGACGCTCACCGAGGTTCAGCTCTACGAGACCCCAACCTCCTGGGCAACGGTGAGCCACGATGCCTGATATCATCCTCGATGTTCATGAGATATTCACCTCGATCCAGGGGGAAGGCCCCCTTATGGGCAGACCGGCCTCCTTTCTCAGACTGAGCGGATGCGTGGAACCACTCTGCCCCTGGTGCGACACCAAACAGGCCTGGGGGCCGGGCAAAACCATTTCAGTAGAAGAGGTCGCTTCCAGGTTAATCGCCCTGGGCAACAGACTCTGCATTATCACCGGCGGAGAACCATTTCTCCAGTGGGAGTCGGGCCTAAATCTCCTGGAAAGGCTTCTTCTGACAGAGGGAATCGA from the Desulfotalea psychrophila LSv54 genome contains:
- a CDS encoding hydrogenase small subunit gives rise to the protein MTTLTRRQFLELSAKMSVVLGLGSSAIPQVAEALEALTTGRSKVLWLQAQSCSGCSISMLDSESPGPAELLTQYISLLFHHTLSAATGESCMHIVRKSVQQGGYILVVEGSIPAGMPEACMMGGIPVGELIKQAAERADYVIALGTCAAFGGIPAAEGNPTGAVPLGPFLQANKIKTPIINIPGCPSHPDWLVGTLVHLCKFGLPPCDEQRRPKMFFASKNHDKCPRFSDYEQENFARKFSDPGCLFKLGCLGVSTYADCTIRDRNGGTNACIKAGAPCIGCSSPQFAQKKSLPFYRKSE
- a CDS encoding methyl-accepting chemotaxis protein, giving the protein MKLHTKLILALLSCLTLVVVVAQLIQYSQLEKQINNLAQANIELLSNREQAFAANLYHSVAKSVEGSLNRGEMEKFSALLKQTRKIDGLLEFSLFDTNNRVNYSSKSEFLGQKLPREIQKQISGGEISISTDEKSINIYQPQKITGDCLRCHTGWNKQMDHGGVMFFRFSTKALQQAKRETDEGIATIADNYLIAAAISVLTMLTVIGIAIFFLLRHMVKIPLEQIGSNFNQAADGNLTVQANIASKDEIGILGHNFNHFLSQLHDIMQNIARQIETLKGASGSLENVAAEMSKGAEEMTHRSHSVASASVEMSSNMTLVSEAMTEANSNINIMAASTEEMTATINEIAKNAANAKSISETAVTEASHATQKMKHLGNSAQNIGKITGTITEISAQTNLLALNATIEAARAGEAGKGFAVVAAEIKQLANQTSAATIEITSSISEIQTDTAGAIEETEHIGQVISRIDDIISTIASAVEQQSASTREIATSINQASSGLKEISCNIQSSSAVAEEISKDINSVDSTASHIASNSSSVEKNAKDLAGLAEQLKDHVERFQI
- a CDS encoding SulP family inorganic anion transporter; translation: MKNNFSPKLFSILKLGYSKEQFINDLFSGLVVAVVALPLAIAFAVASGVSPEKGLVTAVVAGLIIAILGGSRVQIGGPTGAFIVIVFGILQQYGMDGLIISTIMAGCFLVLFGVFGLGSLLSYFPYPLIVGFTSGIAIVIFTTQVKDALGLTIFAMPGDMVGKWHTYFANISSTNISAVSICIITILIATCSGRFIKKIPGSFLAIIFITVAVQVFKLPVTTIETFYGEIPSSISFCLPHVNLADLPHYLRPAITIALLGAIESLLSAVVADGMISGNHRSNTELIAQGIANIVTPFFGGIPATGAIARTATNVKNGGRTPVAGVIHAIGLFLIMIFFGQYAKLIPMSCLAGILIVVSYNMSEWRTFLSILKMGTFDRFILLTTFLLTVFVDLTVAIEVGIVLAALIFMKRMADAGNSSLETFDKDIIDDYSSLPQGVSIYEISGPFFFASAKKYASLITTTGMDSDVLIIRMRHVPFIDSTGLKNLRAALQTLNRLEIKVIISGPRDALVKVIKSNIPATPQLQYSLATNFNEAMKKATLLLNVNS
- a CDS encoding DNA-3-methyladenine glycosylase I, with amino-acid sequence MKQPNNKEISRCAWCQGNELYQEYHDREWGVPCTDDKKLFEFIILESAQAGLNWLTILKRREAYRQAFADFKPEMVARFTEERVDEIILAGKVVRHRGKINSAINNAQVFLKIQEREGSFANYLWRLVDYQPSPNSYRDPGKIPTTTETSIKLSRSLKAEGMTFFGPTIAYAYMQAMGLVNDHLISCFRHQQCAEYGHKSLRRQ
- a CDS encoding 6-pyruvoyl trahydropterin synthase family protein, with the protein product MLTITKEFRFDAAHKLFLKDLTDQENREAFGKCSQLHGHTYCLRITITGKVQPNGMVLNFTDLKQIVEEKIIARYDHSHLNELEEYRDLPTTAENMSLYIFKVLAACLKKQKVTLTEVQLYETPTSWATVSHDA